A stretch of the Halorussus vallis genome encodes the following:
- a CDS encoding acetolactate synthase large subunit, with protein sequence MNTAEVLVESMEREGVEYVFGIPGEETEALLFALRDSDVTFVPVRHEQGAAFMADVQGRLTGHAGVCLSTLGPGATNLLTGVADANLDKAPLVAVTGQGGLERLHKESHQTLDVVDMFEPVTKWNAQISDPGIVHESVRKAFKVAEFEKPGATHLELPEDVAYEESDVRPMERRDRVRRPEPDRESLDRVRELLAAADRPLVIAGNGAVRTDAAADLRSFVDAYDLPVAATYMGKGAVSDDDPHSLMTLDSGDHQEASDAIETADLVVTVGYDIAEHDPAGWNPNAETTVVHIDSQPAEVYEHYNPDVEVVSDIAAAVRELDATCEEIDADFETDWYDDLREHIVADVSPSHDEGDPFTLETVIPVLRDAMARDDVLLSDVGSHKMAIAQNFPTYEPNTCIVSNGLASMGISVPGGLAADLSTDANVVAATGDGGFMMNAAEIETATRIGCGYTVLLFRDDEYQLITEEQEQHRDEHFGTGFSNPDFQTFAESFGIESYRPEGWDELESALEDAVPSDQMSLVEVVLEEE encoded by the coding sequence ATGAACACCGCGGAGGTACTGGTCGAGAGCATGGAACGGGAGGGGGTCGAGTACGTCTTCGGGATTCCGGGCGAGGAGACCGAGGCGCTGTTGTTCGCGCTCCGGGACTCCGACGTGACGTTCGTCCCGGTGCGCCACGAGCAGGGCGCGGCCTTCATGGCCGACGTCCAGGGGCGACTGACCGGCCACGCGGGGGTGTGTCTCTCCACGCTCGGGCCGGGGGCGACGAACTTGTTGACCGGCGTGGCCGACGCCAACCTCGACAAGGCGCCGCTGGTGGCGGTGACCGGCCAGGGCGGCCTCGAACGACTCCACAAGGAGAGCCACCAGACGCTCGACGTCGTGGACATGTTCGAACCGGTGACCAAGTGGAACGCCCAGATCTCTGACCCCGGCATCGTCCACGAGTCGGTCCGGAAGGCGTTCAAGGTCGCCGAGTTCGAGAAGCCCGGCGCGACCCACCTCGAACTGCCCGAGGACGTCGCCTACGAGGAGAGCGACGTTCGACCGATGGAGCGGCGCGACCGGGTCCGGCGACCCGAACCCGACCGCGAGTCCTTAGACCGGGTGCGCGAACTCCTCGCGGCGGCCGACCGACCGCTCGTCATCGCGGGCAACGGCGCGGTCCGGACCGACGCCGCCGCCGACCTCCGGTCGTTCGTCGACGCCTACGACCTCCCGGTGGCCGCGACCTACATGGGTAAGGGTGCGGTGTCGGACGACGACCCCCACTCGCTGATGACGCTGGACTCGGGCGACCACCAGGAGGCCTCCGACGCCATCGAGACGGCCGACCTCGTGGTGACGGTCGGCTACGACATCGCCGAGCACGACCCCGCAGGCTGGAACCCGAACGCCGAGACGACCGTCGTCCACATCGACAGTCAGCCCGCGGAGGTGTACGAACACTACAACCCCGACGTGGAGGTCGTCAGCGACATCGCCGCCGCGGTCAGGGAACTCGACGCCACCTGCGAGGAGATAGACGCCGACTTCGAGACCGACTGGTACGACGACCTCCGCGAGCACATCGTCGCCGACGTGAGTCCGAGCCACGACGAGGGCGACCCGTTCACGCTCGAAACCGTGATTCCGGTCCTCCGGGACGCGATGGCCCGCGACGACGTGCTGCTCTCGGACGTCGGGAGCCACAAGATGGCCATCGCCCAGAACTTCCCGACCTACGAACCCAACACCTGCATCGTCTCGAACGGCCTGGCCTCGATGGGCATCTCGGTGCCCGGCGGACTGGCCGCCGACCTCTCGACCGACGCGAACGTGGTCGCCGCCACCGGCGACGGCGGCTTCATGATGAACGCCGCGGAGATAGAAACCGCGACCAGAATTGGCTGTGGCTACACCGTCCTGCTGTTCCGCGACGACGAGTACCAGTTGATCACCGAAGAGCAGGAGCAACACCGCGACGAGCACTTCGGGACCGGCTTCTCGAACCCCGACTTCCAGACCTTCGCCGAGAGCTTCGGTATCGAGTCCTACCGACCCGAGGGGTGGGACGAACTGGAGTCGGCGCTCGAAGACGCAGTTCCGAGCGACCAGATGTCGCTGGTCGAGGTCGTCTTGGAGGAGGAGTAG
- a CDS encoding PAS domain S-box protein has protein sequence MQSEGAGGTGASAPARVLYVGDRERFASWGLPGFGDAERDAGEAHAEADGDSSDGTGGAGETGRSDTLDAASVETATEALDFLSRTDVSCVVSAGRLPDVDAPTLVEGVRELFPTLPVVVVDETADPDLASAVLDHEATDFVDWRGESHQPRQAARRIEAAVARYRAERAAERTEAYFDALVSRAPDAVLTIDTDGRIAFANQAVESVFGYDPAELVGEPLTTLVPERLRESHLAAFDRYVETGARTMDWDRVELPGRHADGHEVPLSLSIREVSCDGRRRFSAVVRDATDRRAVADERRRLEREKEFVDGALDALPDVFFSLDASGRLVRWNDRANAVTGYDDADLRSRPATDLFADEYADRINDAIARVFDQGVARVQAPLRTADGREIPYEFTGALLEDDDGNPRGITGIGRDVTDRKRREAELQASRERYQRLVETAPNAIFIVDAETGTIIDTNEAAADLLDRPREEVVGMHQSELHPSEEADRYRGVFESHVEDGGARRDDDDYYVVRNDGTEVPVEINAGVTEVGDRTLNQAVFRDISERKQREETLAKLREATRELMSAESKRDICEVAVSTARDILDLPISGIHLYDDAEAVLWPAATTSEAEALFDGVPTFEAGESLAWEVYSSGTARLYDSVRDEKGAYNRETAIQTEMILPLGDHGVLTSGSTRSETFTESKRNLAKILAANAESALDRADREQTIERQRDQLQAELEEVFERIDDGFLALDDEWRFTYVNERAERLLGAAETELYGEVLWDTLPEVAESGASEAFRRAVDRQKPVSREAYLDAFGAWFEFHAYPSESGLSVYFRDVTERKHREQQLRQQNERLESFASMLAHEVRNPLAIAQIYLQTARTGDDDAFDEIETALGRIEEMVDVLLVMTRGDDATIDPEPVSLAERAAEAWSKVSATGDLEVETDRVLEAEPHHVRHLLENLFRNAVEHVDGDVTVRVGDLPGGFYVEDDGPGVPAEDRERVFEAGYTTGAEGIGLGLTFISQLAELYGWDRRLTEGTDGGARFEFRNVSPAAEEAPSE, from the coding sequence GTGCAATCAGAGGGGGCGGGAGGAACGGGCGCTTCGGCGCCGGCGCGCGTCCTCTACGTCGGAGACCGCGAGCGGTTCGCCTCGTGGGGCCTCCCCGGATTCGGCGACGCGGAACGTGACGCGGGCGAAGCCCACGCCGAGGCCGACGGAGACTCGAGCGACGGGACTGGCGGCGCCGGCGAAACGGGACGGAGCGATACCCTCGACGCCGCGTCCGTCGAAACCGCGACCGAGGCCCTCGACTTCCTCTCCCGAACCGACGTCTCGTGCGTCGTCAGCGCCGGGCGACTCCCGGACGTCGACGCCCCGACGCTCGTCGAGGGCGTCCGAGAGCTGTTTCCGACCCTCCCCGTCGTCGTAGTGGACGAAACCGCCGACCCCGACCTCGCGTCGGCGGTCCTCGACCACGAGGCGACCGACTTCGTCGACTGGCGAGGCGAGAGCCACCAGCCCAGACAGGCGGCCCGGCGCATCGAGGCCGCCGTCGCGCGCTACCGGGCCGAGCGCGCCGCGGAGCGGACCGAGGCGTACTTCGACGCGCTGGTTTCCCGGGCGCCGGACGCGGTCCTCACCATCGACACCGACGGCCGAATCGCCTTCGCCAACCAGGCGGTCGAGTCGGTGTTCGGCTACGACCCTGCGGAACTCGTCGGCGAACCGCTGACGACGCTCGTCCCCGAGCGCCTCCGCGAGTCCCACCTCGCGGCGTTCGACCGGTACGTCGAAACCGGCGCCCGGACGATGGACTGGGACCGCGTCGAACTCCCCGGTCGTCACGCCGACGGCCACGAGGTGCCGCTGTCGCTGTCGATCCGGGAGGTCTCCTGCGACGGGCGAAGGCGTTTCTCGGCCGTAGTGCGGGACGCGACCGACCGCAGGGCGGTCGCGGACGAACGCCGACGACTCGAGCGCGAGAAGGAGTTCGTGGATGGGGCGCTCGACGCCCTGCCGGACGTCTTCTTCAGCCTCGACGCGTCGGGTCGGCTGGTCAGGTGGAACGACAGGGCGAACGCGGTGACGGGCTACGACGACGCCGACCTGCGGTCGCGCCCGGCGACCGACCTGTTCGCCGACGAGTACGCCGACCGCATCAACGACGCCATCGCCCGGGTGTTCGACCAGGGGGTGGCGCGGGTGCAGGCGCCGCTCCGGACCGCCGACGGTCGCGAGATTCCCTACGAGTTCACCGGCGCGCTGCTCGAAGACGACGACGGAAACCCGCGGGGAATCACGGGAATCGGCCGGGACGTGACCGACCGCAAGCGCCGCGAGGCCGAACTGCAGGCCTCCCGGGAGAGGTACCAGCGACTGGTCGAGACGGCTCCGAACGCCATCTTCATCGTCGACGCCGAAACCGGGACGATAATCGACACGAACGAGGCGGCGGCCGACCTGCTCGACAGACCCCGCGAGGAGGTCGTCGGGATGCACCAGTCGGAACTCCACCCGAGCGAGGAGGCCGACCGCTATCGCGGCGTCTTCGAGTCCCACGTCGAGGACGGCGGCGCCCGCCGCGACGACGACGATTACTACGTCGTCCGGAACGACGGCACCGAGGTTCCCGTCGAGATCAACGCCGGCGTCACCGAGGTCGGCGACCGGACGCTGAACCAGGCGGTGTTCCGGGACATCTCCGAACGCAAACAGCGCGAGGAGACGCTGGCGAAGTTGCGGGAGGCCACGCGGGAGTTGATGTCGGCCGAGTCCAAGCGCGACATCTGCGAGGTCGCCGTCTCGACCGCCCGCGACATCCTCGACCTCCCCATCTCGGGCATCCACCTGTACGACGACGCCGAGGCCGTGCTCTGGCCCGCCGCGACCACCTCGGAGGCAGAAGCGCTGTTCGACGGCGTCCCGACGTTCGAGGCCGGCGAGTCGCTCGCCTGGGAGGTGTACTCGTCGGGGACCGCGAGGCTCTACGACTCGGTTCGCGACGAGAAGGGGGCCTACAACCGCGAGACGGCGATCCAGACCGAGATGATCCTCCCGCTGGGCGACCACGGGGTGCTCACCTCGGGGTCGACCCGGAGCGAGACGTTTACCGAGTCCAAGCGCAACCTCGCGAAGATTCTGGCGGCCAACGCCGAGTCGGCGCTCGACCGCGCCGACCGCGAACAGACCATCGAGCGCCAGCGCGACCAGTTGCAGGCGGAACTCGAAGAGGTGTTCGAGCGCATCGACGACGGCTTCCTCGCGCTCGACGACGAGTGGCGGTTCACCTACGTCAACGAACGCGCCGAGCGCCTCCTGGGCGCGGCCGAAACCGAACTGTACGGCGAGGTCCTCTGGGACACCCTGCCCGAGGTGGCCGAGTCCGGCGCGAGCGAGGCGTTCCGCCGGGCCGTCGACCGCCAGAAGCCGGTTTCGCGCGAGGCGTACCTCGACGCGTTCGGCGCGTGGTTCGAGTTCCACGCCTACCCCTCCGAGTCGGGGCTGTCGGTGTACTTCCGGGACGTGACCGAGCGCAAGCACAGGGAACAACAGCTCAGACAGCAGAACGAGCGCCTCGAATCGTTCGCCAGCATGCTCGCTCACGAGGTTCGCAATCCGCTCGCCATCGCCCAGATATACCTCCAGACAGCCAGAACCGGCGACGACGACGCGTTCGACGAGATCGAAACCGCGCTCGGCCGCATCGAAGAGATGGTCGACGTCCTGCTGGTGATGACCCGCGGCGACGACGCGACGATAGACCCAGAACCGGTGTCGCTGGCAGAGCGGGCGGCCGAGGCGTGGTCGAAGGTTTCAGCGACCGGCGACCTCGAAGTCGAGACGGACCGCGTGCTGGAAGCCGAACCCCACCACGTCCGGCACCTGCTTGAGAACCTGTTCCGGAACGCCGTCGAGCACGTCGACGGCGACGTGACGGTCCGCGTCGGCGACCTTCCCGGCGGTTTCTACGTCGAGGACGACGGACCGGGCGTTCCGGCGGAGGACAGAGAGCGCGTGTTCGAGGCGGGCTACACCACCGGCGCGGAGGGCATCGGTCTGGGGCTGACGTTCATCTCGCAACTCGCCGAACTCTACGGTTGGGACCGCCGCCTCACCGAGGGGACCGACGGCGGCGCGCGCTTCGAGTTCCGGAACGTGAGCCCGGCCGCCGAAGAGGCGCCGTCGGAGTAG
- a CDS encoding NAD-dependent succinate-semialdehyde dehydrogenase — protein MDRTNPATGESLEPIEDDSAEAVDDALSRAQETFEEWKDVPIQKRQQLLSNAGEVLRENQREYAELMTREMGKPVEAGESEVEKCAWVCDYYAERAAEHLQDEHIGSEDHAETYVSYEPLGPILAVMPWNFPFWQVFRFAAPHLTAGNVGLLKHASNVPGCAEAIQDVFEEAGYPEGVFQSLIIHSDQAEDVIRDDRVQAVTLTGSARAGRSVASSAGEELKKTVLELGGSDPFVVLDDADVDSAAKTGATARTINAGQSCIAAKRFVVHTDVYDEFVEKFTAEMESLTVGDPMDEDTDLGPQAREDLLEDLHEQVQQTVEEGATLELGGEPLDREGFYYPPTVLTDVPRDATAACEEVFGPAAAVFEVDDEDEAVEVANDTHLGLGASIWTDDLERGDRLAHRVDAGMTMVNQLVKSDPRLPFGGVKDSGYGRELAEIGIQEFVNKKTVWVQEAEASETDVDIANE, from the coding sequence ATGGACCGAACGAATCCGGCGACCGGCGAGTCGCTCGAACCGATCGAAGACGACTCCGCCGAAGCGGTCGACGACGCGCTCTCGCGCGCCCAGGAAACCTTCGAGGAGTGGAAGGACGTCCCCATCCAGAAGCGCCAGCAGTTGCTCTCGAACGCCGGCGAGGTGTTGCGCGAGAACCAGCGCGAGTACGCCGAACTGATGACCCGCGAGATGGGTAAACCCGTCGAGGCCGGCGAGTCGGAGGTCGAGAAGTGCGCGTGGGTCTGCGACTACTACGCCGAGCGGGCCGCGGAACACCTCCAGGACGAGCACATCGGCTCCGAGGACCACGCCGAAACCTACGTCTCCTACGAACCGCTCGGACCCATCCTGGCGGTGATGCCGTGGAACTTCCCGTTCTGGCAGGTGTTCCGGTTCGCCGCGCCCCACCTCACCGCGGGCAACGTCGGCCTGCTCAAGCACGCCTCGAACGTCCCCGGGTGCGCCGAGGCCATCCAGGACGTGTTCGAAGAAGCCGGCTACCCTGAGGGCGTCTTCCAGTCGCTCATCATCCACTCCGACCAGGCCGAGGACGTCATCCGCGACGACCGCGTGCAGGCGGTGACGCTCACCGGGAGCGCCCGCGCGGGCCGGTCGGTCGCGTCGTCGGCGGGCGAGGAACTCAAGAAGACCGTCCTCGAACTCGGCGGGTCGGACCCCTTCGTGGTGCTTGACGACGCCGACGTCGACTCCGCGGCGAAGACGGGCGCGACCGCCCGGACCATCAACGCCGGCCAGTCGTGTATCGCCGCCAAGCGGTTCGTGGTCCACACCGACGTCTACGACGAGTTCGTCGAGAAGTTCACCGCCGAGATGGAGTCGCTGACGGTCGGCGACCCGATGGACGAGGACACCGACCTCGGCCCGCAGGCCCGCGAGGACCTGCTGGAGGACCTCCACGAGCAGGTCCAGCAGACCGTCGAGGAGGGCGCGACCCTCGAACTCGGCGGCGAACCGCTCGACCGCGAGGGGTTCTACTACCCGCCGACGGTGCTCACCGACGTCCCCCGCGACGCGACCGCCGCCTGCGAGGAGGTGTTCGGTCCGGCCGCGGCAGTCTTCGAGGTCGATGACGAGGACGAGGCCGTCGAGGTCGCCAACGACACCCACCTCGGTCTGGGGGCGTCGATCTGGACCGACGACCTCGAACGCGGCGACCGCCTGGCCCACCGCGTCGACGCCGGAATGACGATGGTCAACCAACTGGTGAAGTCCGACCCGCGCCTGCCGTTCGGCGGCGTGAAGGACTCGGGATACGGCCGGGAACTCGCCGAAATCGGCATCCAGGAGTTCGTTAACAAGAAGACGGTGTGGGTCCAGGAGGCCGAAGCCAGCGAGACGGACGTCGACATCGCCAACGAGTAG
- a CDS encoding ABC transporter permease has translation MNFVESLRISWRNIREHKLRSTLTTLGVIIGVAAVITFVTLGASLQADIISTVAGGNAATMYVTAQSPSDSRIPSLASGGSVVFTQYDVEQLRQLEGVDVVAPESGIAASSVSHNNSTVGRQWVTVSSPSYFKVRNIKFLSGQPYQMGQREVVLNRPAARMFGDNVSVGENITITRAANGERLNATVVGIVETTGGGSVLGVSQGPQPRIYAPTEPYYERTVQSPNLHARQKVYGRVLVKAQSPGQVDAVQGRVYNYLGEQSDARLLKSQSYKFRVTTQEQIIGQIKQLTSTFTAYITGIAVISLIVGSIGIANIMLVSVTERTREIGIMKAVGAQSRDVLQLFLFEAVLLGVFGSVLGAIVGLAGGYAGAEAIGLPLAFEPIWFAASVVIGVLVGVLAGIYPAWDAAHTDPIDALRYE, from the coding sequence ATGAACTTCGTAGAGAGTCTACGCATCAGTTGGCGCAACATCCGCGAACACAAACTCCGCTCGACGCTGACCACGCTGGGGGTCATCATCGGCGTCGCGGCGGTCATCACGTTCGTCACGCTCGGCGCGAGCCTCCAGGCCGACATCATCAGCACGGTGGCTGGAGGCAACGCCGCGACGATGTACGTGACCGCTCAGTCGCCCAGCGACAGCAGGATACCGTCGCTCGCGAGCGGCGGGTCGGTGGTGTTCACCCAGTACGACGTCGAACAACTGCGACAGTTAGAGGGCGTCGACGTGGTCGCGCCCGAGAGCGGCATCGCGGCGTCGTCGGTGAGTCACAACAACTCGACCGTCGGCAGACAGTGGGTGACGGTCTCCTCGCCGAGTTACTTCAAGGTGCGGAACATCAAGTTCCTCTCCGGGCAACCGTATCAGATGGGACAGCGCGAGGTGGTGTTGAACCGGCCGGCGGCCCGGATGTTCGGCGACAACGTCTCGGTCGGCGAGAACATCACGATAACGCGGGCGGCCAACGGCGAGCGGTTGAACGCGACGGTCGTCGGCATCGTCGAGACGACCGGCGGCGGGAGCGTCCTCGGGGTGAGCCAGGGACCACAGCCGCGAATCTACGCGCCGACCGAACCCTACTACGAGCGGACGGTCCAGAGCCCGAACCTCCACGCCCGCCAGAAGGTCTACGGCCGCGTCCTCGTCAAGGCCCAATCGCCCGGGCAGGTCGACGCGGTCCAGGGCCGGGTGTACAACTACCTCGGCGAGCAGTCGGACGCCCGCCTGCTCAAGTCCCAGTCCTACAAGTTCCGCGTGACCACCCAGGAACAGATAATCGGCCAGATAAAGCAGTTGACCAGCACCTTCACCGCCTACATCACCGGCATCGCGGTCATCTCGCTCATCGTCGGCTCCATCGGCATCGCCAACATCATGCTGGTGTCGGTGACCGAGCGCACCCGCGAGATAGGCATCATGAAAGCCGTCGGCGCCCAGAGCCGCGACGTACTCCAGTTGTTCCTCTTCGAGGCGGTGCTGCTCGGGGTCTTCGGGTCGGTGCTGGGTGCGATTGTCGGTCTGGCCGGCGGCTACGCCGGCGCGGAGGCCATCGGCCTGCCGCTGGCCTTCGAACCTATCTGGTTCGCCGCGTCGGTAGTCATCGGCGTCCTCGTCGGCGTCCTCGCCGGTATCTACCCCGCGTGGGACGCCGCGCACACCGACCCCATCGACGCGCTCCGGTACGAGTAG
- a CDS encoding tubulin/FtsZ family protein, with translation MKLAMVGFGQAGGKIVDKFLEYDRRTGSQTVRSAVAVNTAKADLMGLEHVPEENQVLIGQSRVKGHGVGADNELGAEIAEEDIDEIQGAVDNVPVHDIDAFLIVAGMGGGTGSGGAPVIAKYLKRIYTEPVYGLGVLPGRDEGGIYTLNAARSFQTFVREVDNLLVFDNDAWRKSNESVEHGYDRINEEIVRRFGLLFGAGEVSPGDAVGESVVDSSEIINTLGTGGVSTIGYAAEEVENSGAGLLSRFKSDDEVDATHATNRITSLVRKAALGRLTLPCDIESADRSLFVASGPPKYLDRKGVERGRKWLERETGSMEVRGGDYPIGDAQQVSGVVLLSGVSSVPRVQELQEVAVETQDNITGIREESQQQTTELIQDDDGELDPLF, from the coding sequence ATGAAACTGGCGATGGTCGGCTTCGGGCAGGCCGGCGGCAAGATCGTCGACAAGTTCCTGGAGTACGACCGGCGGACCGGCAGTCAGACGGTGCGGTCGGCGGTTGCGGTCAACACCGCGAAGGCCGACCTGATGGGCCTGGAGCACGTCCCCGAGGAGAATCAGGTGCTCATCGGTCAGTCGCGGGTCAAAGGTCACGGCGTCGGAGCCGACAACGAACTCGGCGCGGAAATCGCCGAGGAGGACATCGACGAGATCCAGGGCGCCGTCGACAACGTCCCGGTCCACGACATCGACGCGTTCCTCATCGTGGCCGGCATGGGCGGCGGAACCGGGTCGGGCGGCGCGCCGGTGATAGCGAAGTACTTGAAGCGCATCTACACCGAACCGGTGTACGGACTGGGCGTCCTGCCGGGTCGCGACGAGGGCGGCATCTACACGCTGAACGCCGCGCGGTCGTTCCAGACGTTCGTTCGCGAGGTTGACAACCTGCTGGTGTTCGACAACGACGCCTGGCGGAAGTCCAACGAGTCGGTCGAACACGGCTACGACCGCATCAACGAGGAGATCGTCCGGCGGTTCGGTCTGCTGTTCGGCGCCGGCGAGGTGAGCCCCGGCGACGCCGTGGGCGAGAGCGTCGTCGACTCCAGCGAGATCATCAACACGCTGGGTACCGGCGGCGTCTCGACCATCGGCTACGCCGCCGAAGAGGTCGAGAACAGCGGCGCGGGCCTGCTCTCGCGGTTTAAGAGCGACGACGAGGTCGACGCGACTCACGCGACAAACCGCATCACCAGCCTGGTCCGGAAGGCGGCGCTCGGCCGTCTCACCCTCCCTTGCGACATCGAGAGCGCCGACCGCTCGCTGTTCGTCGCCAGCGGACCGCCGAAGTACCTCGACCGCAAGGGCGTCGAGCGCGGGCGGAAGTGGCTCGAACGGGAGACGGGGAGCATGGAGGTCCGGGGCGGCGACTACCCCATCGGCGACGCTCAGCAGGTTTCGGGCGTCGTCCTGTTGTCGGGCGTCTCCAGCGTCCCCCGCGTCCAGGAACTCCAGGAGGTTGCGGTCGAAACCCAGGACAACATCACCGGCATCCGCGAGGAGAGCCAACAGCAGACCACGGAACTGATTCAGGACGATGACGGCGAACTCGACCCGCTGTTCTGA
- a CDS encoding DUF1428 domain-containing protein encodes MEQYVDGFVFPVPNENLDAYREMADEAGKLWIEHGALEYFEGVGDDMEPDMGGMPVRTFPELAEAGDDESVVFSFIVFESREHRDEVNAKVMDDPAMDPEQFADDMPFDTERMAYGGFRSIVSYED; translated from the coding sequence ATGGAACAATACGTCGATGGCTTCGTCTTCCCGGTCCCGAACGAGAATCTCGATGCGTACCGCGAAATGGCCGACGAGGCCGGAAAGCTCTGGATCGAACACGGCGCGCTCGAGTACTTCGAAGGGGTCGGAGACGACATGGAGCCCGACATGGGTGGCATGCCGGTGCGGACCTTCCCAGAGCTCGCAGAAGCAGGGGACGACGAATCGGTCGTGTTCTCGTTCATCGTGTTCGAGTCCCGGGAACACCGCGACGAGGTGAACGCGAAGGTGATGGACGACCCCGCGATGGACCCCGAACAGTTCGCCGACGACATGCCGTTCGACACGGAACGCATGGCCTACGGCGGCTTCCGCTCCATCGTCAGTTACGAGGATTGA
- a CDS encoding 20S proteasome subunit A/B: MATIVGIEADGGAVLAGDRRVTEGETVRSDNKRHVFDFGEVGAAATGPASGVDDFRQRLEAEARSHDTEQGEPMSLTRLANVASDIAADAGVDAIVAAHEDGRAGIRGVASDGSVLTDATAAFGSGAQLAVGVLEGAPDGQSVDAAADLARDALDSAADRDTATGEEYDTFRLDDDKDMV; encoded by the coding sequence ATGGCTACCATCGTGGGAATCGAGGCCGACGGCGGCGCCGTGCTCGCGGGAGACCGGCGCGTAACCGAGGGCGAGACGGTTCGAAGCGACAACAAGCGACACGTCTTCGACTTCGGCGAGGTCGGCGCGGCCGCGACCGGCCCGGCTAGCGGGGTGGACGACTTCCGCCAGCGACTCGAAGCCGAGGCGCGCTCGCACGACACCGAGCAGGGTGAGCCGATGAGCCTCACCCGCCTGGCAAACGTCGCGTCGGACATCGCCGCCGACGCGGGCGTCGACGCCATCGTGGCGGCCCACGAGGACGGCCGGGCCGGAATCCGCGGCGTCGCCAGCGACGGGAGCGTACTCACCGACGCCACCGCCGCCTTCGGGTCGGGTGCCCAGCTAGCCGTGGGGGTGCTGGAGGGCGCTCCGGACGGTCAGAGCGTCGACGCGGCCGCGGACCTTGCGCGCGACGCACTCGACTCGGCGGCCGACCGCGACACCGCAACCGGCGAGGAGTACGACACCTTCCGACTCGACGACGACAAGGACATGGTCTAA
- a CDS encoding metal-dependent hydrolase has product MYPIGHFGIAMLFAAPIAAFLHPRTQTGFTLYVIIAAWLPDLDLYVPGVAHHGVTHTVTFAVIAGLVGGALAAGTVVVLKGPTRGGFFDQFDPVRVFEFVALGLFVGVLSHVVGDFLVLLPGTQPVSPFWPISERTYQFGVVRLGAPVQNAILIAVGLALHAVISWRTSFNGGTTLADA; this is encoded by the coding sequence ATGTATCCAATCGGCCACTTCGGAATCGCGATGTTGTTCGCGGCACCGATCGCGGCGTTCCTCCACCCGCGGACGCAGACGGGGTTCACGCTGTACGTCATAATCGCGGCGTGGCTGCCGGACCTCGACCTCTACGTGCCCGGCGTCGCCCACCACGGCGTAACGCACACGGTCACGTTCGCCGTAATCGCGGGCCTCGTCGGCGGAGCGCTCGCGGCCGGGACGGTGGTCGTCCTGAAGGGACCGACCCGCGGCGGATTCTTCGACCAGTTCGACCCGGTCCGGGTGTTCGAATTCGTCGCGCTCGGACTGTTCGTGGGCGTCCTCAGCCACGTCGTCGGGGACTTCCTGGTCCTCCTGCCCGGGACCCAGCCGGTGAGTCCGTTCTGGCCGATCAGCGAACGGACCTACCAGTTCGGCGTCGTCCGCCTGGGCGCGCCGGTCCAGAACGCCATCCTGATCGCGGTCGGACTCGCGCTCCACGCGGTCATCAGTTGGCGGACGTCCTTCAACGGCGGCACGACGCTCGCCGACGCCTGA
- a CDS encoding twin-arginine translocation signal domain-containing protein, which produces MTEDDSIIDQLTGESSRRTFMKSSALASGGLALGASGAGTVAAQQDGGQGGEQMRGLMFQTNYYPRAQFTVRSKPLPWAPVYNNNEDDFLNEENQNLLFSNPAVFQNMNAHVIEWQFAGQNWGFLFVPNAVNVEQGQTYRTSPVFGTFGTEDFEEYGIDPGVTDDRFVGADEGAGLDAGTNELGLITVQFQPVSGGGGGGGGGGGTQTTGGGGDGNQTGDGNQSGGNQSA; this is translated from the coding sequence ATGACCGAAGACGACTCCATCATCGACCAACTCACGGGCGAATCGTCGCGCAGAACGTTCATGAAGTCCAGCGCACTCGCATCGGGCGGCCTCGCGCTGGGGGCCTCCGGCGCGGGCACCGTCGCCGCACAGCAGGACGGCGGCCAGGGCGGCGAGCAGATGCGCGGGCTGATGTTCCAGACGAACTACTACCCGCGGGCGCAGTTCACCGTCCGGTCCAAGCCGCTCCCGTGGGCGCCGGTGTACAACAACAACGAGGACGACTTCCTGAACGAGGAGAACCAGAACCTGCTGTTCAGTAACCCGGCGGTCTTCCAGAACATGAACGCCCACGTCATCGAGTGGCAGTTCGCCGGCCAGAACTGGGGCTTCCTGTTCGTGCCCAACGCCGTGAACGTCGAGCAGGGCCAGACCTACCGGACCAGCCCGGTGTTCGGCACGTTCGGCACCGAGGACTTCGAGGAGTACGGTATCGACCCGGGCGTCACCGACGACCGATTCGTCGGCGCGGACGAGGGCGCGGGACTCGACGCGGGGACGAACGAACTCGGCCTCATCACCGTCCAGTTCCAGCCCGTCAGCGGCGGCGGAGGCGGTGGCGGCGGTGGCGGCGGCACCCAGACCACCGGCGGTGGCGGCGACGGCAACCAGACTGGCGACGGTAACCAGTCCGGCGGCAACCAGAGCGCATAG